In the genome of Macrobrachium rosenbergii isolate ZJJX-2024 chromosome 53, ASM4041242v1, whole genome shotgun sequence, the window CATCATGCAACCTAAGACGAGCTCCGTCGTAGTCATCATCTTCATTGGCTGCAGTACTACATCAATAGCTTGGCCCCATGAGAACAAGCCACTTGCAACAGAAACCACCAGTCGTGAAAATTCTACGGAGACCCTCACTGAGGAAAACGAGACGTCGAGTCAGCCTCATTTTTCTCAGCAGACGAAAGATGGCTGAAGGCCGATGAACAACGGTGGAGTCATCTCGTCAAAAGGGCTGAACCTGCTCAGCATGAACGTGAGGCGAGGAAAAGACCCTACGTTCCTCTGAACAGTTTGACTTTCATGACTGCCAATAACGAAGTCGCCCCAATTAACTGGTATTCCCAAAATGATACTGATATTCGAAAGCAAATTGCTGCGAGCAAACTGGCAGGGTACAGAAAGCCCAACGATCAGAAAACGTCTACTTCAAGACCCTCGGGAATAACATCACTATACACGCCTGGAAATTCCAACTCAACTGATGTAACTCCTAACAAATTCTTACTATTTTACACAACAACTAAGAAGTCCTTGCCTCAACATGATATTTTCTCAGAGCCATCAAAACACCCTACAACACATAAAACACCTAGCACAGAAATCTACAGTTCAACTTTCAGGCAGCCTTCCCTTGCTACTCCTTCACCCCctaaaagaaatacatttctgtcAGGAGCCTCTAAAATAATAACGTTTATACCAGTTCTGGTTAGCACTACGCCTCCACCATACAGAATTACTCCAACTTCCTCGGGTTCAAGTGTCTCTGGTTTACAATCTACCTCAGCACCACTACAACAGCATTCAACAAACCCAAGCAGAACTCCATCATTTGAATACACCACCAAAAGATCTGCAATACTTACCCTTATGGACAAAATTATAGCCAATTCGTCAGCAGCTGATACAATTACAAACACTGAACTGCATTCTACATCTGCTAAGTATCCCGTAACCTCAACAAAATTACCTCCTCATGCACAGGCTGAAGAAATGGTAACATGGCCAAGCAGCAAGGCCCCTAATATTACGGACGGCTATTTCACTGCACAATATTTCTTAGAAGCAAATTTTCCAAAGAGGAACTCTTCGCACTTGGGTGACAAAAATGCTACTAATCTTGAAATCATTCACAAAAAGCCATCAGTCAGCCATCAAGTACAGAGGCCTAATTTCAGTGATATAAACAAGCCTGGGAATAGCAGTTTGAGTTCATTTTCTAATTCTACAACTACACCTACTTCAGCCCCGTTGACAATAGCAGATCAACTTGTTTTGCATGAAGCATTCAATAGGCTACAAAACCAAGAGGAGTTTCTATCACCTTTGCAAAACACAAACTTGACCCTGCCAACGCTTTACTCACAGCAGGTGACTTTCATAGAAGAACCAAGTGTGGTGGGTCTTTCTGATAATGGGCAAACAGCTGTGACAGAAAGAGATGATGACTGGTCTACTGAATACACCAAAATTACAGAAACTGCACCAACAACAGACTGGGTTACAACCCCTGAACCATCAAGTACTCCAGAGCCTCCCAAAATATCAACCTCTATTTCCTCTGGAACATCTTCACCTTATTATGTACAAATTACTCCCTTGGCTACAAAAATATCTGCATCACCTACATATTATTCACAGTCACTTTTACTGCCGAACAAAAATGGAACCTCTGGAACAAACACAGCGCAACAACAGCCATTACCCCAAAAAGCTGATGAAGAGGAATCTATTAAACCTGCCGTTGACTTAACAACTGTACCTTCTCAGCCCGCAGGAGATACCACCACAGTCAGTGACTATGAGTATGACTTCTTTGAGGGAGATATAAGTGAGTACTATGCCATCTATGATA includes:
- the LOC136834219 gene encoding uncharacterized protein, with product MTANNEVAPINWYSQNDTDIRKQIAASKLAGYRKPNDQKTSTSRPSGITSLYTPGNSNSTDVTPNKFLLFYTTTKKSLPQHDIFSEPSKHPTTHKTPSTEIYSSTFRQPSLATPSPPKRNTFLSGASKIITFIPVLVSTTPPPYRITPTSSGSSVSGLQSTSAPLQQHSTNPSRTPSFEYTTKRSAILTLMDKIIANSSAADTITNTELHSTSAKYPVTSTKLPPHAQAEEMVTWPSSKAPNITDGYFTAQYFLEANFPKRNSSHLGDKNATNLEIIHKKPSVSHQVQRPNFSDINKPGNSSLSSFSNSTTTPTSAPLTIADQLVLHEAFNRLQNQEEFLSPLQNTNLTLPTLYSQQVTFIEEPSVVGLSDNGQTAVTERDDDWSTEYTKITETAPTTDWVTTPEPSSTPEPPKISTSISSGTSSPYYVQITPLATKISASPTYYSQSLLLPNKNGTSGTNTAQQQPLPQKADEEESIKPAVDLTTVPSQPAGDTTTVSDYEYDFFEGDINSGAIPSHPNPDNFNPMNLSSSNTEQYSDVMVRVWEMEEDSSI